A single region of the Pyricularia oryzae 70-15 chromosome 4, whole genome shotgun sequence genome encodes:
- a CDS encoding transcription factor MBP1, with product MVKAAAAAASAPTGPGIYSATYSGIPVYEYQFGVDLKEHVMRRRVDDWINATHILKAAGFDKPARTRILEREVQKDQHEKVQGGYGKYQGTWIPLEAGEALAHRNNIFDRLRPIFEFSPGPDSPPPAPRHTSKPKQPKKPAVPRFNNKARAVAKQAPPPPLHYQPSLHPQDAYENGEMLVDEDDTPDNLTVASASYMAEDDRPDLSHFSTGHRKRKREEPTESMIEQQHRIYGDELLDYFLLSRNQPTPAMRPEPPVNFRPNFPIDADQHTALHWAASMGDVDIIKQLFQFNAQPDSRNVRGETPLMRAVTFTNCYDKQTFPVVLKELFHTINIRDLSGCTAIHHAAILKGGRVHSPTCSRYYLDNILNRLQETQHDPNFVQQLLDAQDNDGNTAVHLAAQRGSSKCIRALLGRGASTDITNNEGMIAADLIKELNASKKLRSVPQRSSSPFAPESARRQVSFRDALAGDVGAMTIGAANSHSNKMTASLKSEAALTVQNRITPLVFEKFHDLARSYEDEFTIKDEAEREATRILSNAQAEHTSLTNKLAELGSQLLPPEQAFGIDGELETATGKVKAVVCTLNRLHVEGLVERELDASMNGDSNGNTNSIEERLALANELRYLLGEQQMAETEYIEALSMVGTGEKIDQYRRLLRNCLGPLAENLDDNLEELVAIMEEEVSDGMVNSTADGPSSVTNGLVGGETMDLAPPTSAL from the exons ATGGtcaaggcagcagcagcagcagccagtgCCCCGACTGGGCCTGGCATCTACAGTGCGACCTACAGCGGG ATACCTGTCTATGAGTACCAGTTCGGAGTAGATCTCAAAGAGCATGTAATGCGCCGACGTGTCGACGACTGGATCAACGCAACACATATCCTCAAGGCCGCCGGCTTTGACAAACCCGCAAGAACTCGCATTTTGGAACGCGAGGTACAAAAGGATCAGCATGAGAAGGTTCAGGGCGGATATGGAAAGTACCAAG GCACATGGATTCCTCTGGAAGCAGGTGAGGCTTTGGCCCACCGAAACAACATCTTCGACAGGTTACGGCCCATCTTCGAGTTTTCTCCGGGGCCTGATAGCCCGCCCCCGGCTCCACGACACACGAGCAAACCCAAGCAACCAAAGAAGCCAGCCGTGCCTAGATTCAACAACAAAGCCCGCGCAGTAGCCAAGcaggcaccaccaccaccactgcACTACCAGCCCTCTCTACACCCTCAAGATGCATACGAGAACGGAGAGATGTTggttgacgaggacgacacACCAGATAACCTGACTGTTGCTTCAGCTTCTTACATGGCTGAAGACGACCGCCCGGACCTGTCGCACTTCTCAACCGGACACAGGAAACGCAAGCGCGAAGAGCCCACCGAGAGTATGATCGAGCAGCAGCATAGAATCTACGGTGACGAGTTATTAGACTATTTCCTGCTGTCTAGGAACCAGCCGACGCCAGCCATGCGTCCTGAGCCtcccgtcaacttcaggcCAAACTTCCCCATAGACGCGGACCAGCATACAGCCCTCCATTGGGCCGCCTCGATGGGCGATGTCGACATTATCAAACAGCTTTTTCAGTTCAATGCTCAGCCAGATTCGAGGAACGTGAGGGGTGAGACGCCGCTCATGAGGGCGGTCACGTTCACCAACTGCTACGATAAGCAAACCTTCCCCGTCGTGCTCAAGGAGCTCTTCCACACAATCAACATCCGCGACCTGTCAGGTTGTACCGCCATTCATCATGCGGCCATTCTCAAGGGCGGTCGCGTCCACAGTCCAACGTGTTCACGGTATTATCTGGACAACATCCTCAATAGGTTGCAGGAGACCCAACACGACCCCAACTTTGTTCAGCAGCTCCTCGACGCCCAGGACAATGATGGCAACACAGCTGTTCATCTTGCGGCGCAGCGCGGTTCGAGCAAATGCATTCGTGCCCTCCTGGGCCGTGGTGCCAGCACTGACATTACAAACAACGAGGGCATGATTGCTGCAGATTTGATCAAGGAGCTCAAtgccagcaagaagctgcgcTCTGTGCCACAAAGATCATCCTCTCCATTTGCACCTGAATCGGCTAGAAGACAGGTTTCCTTTCGCGATGCGTTGGCTGGTGATGTCGGCGCGATGACCATTGGCGCGGCCAACAGCCACAGCAACAAAATGACAGCCAGCCTCAAGTCAGAGGCCGCCCTCACCGTGCAGAACCGAATTACACCTTTGGTCTTTGAGAAGTTCCACGATCTTGCCAGGTCATACGAAGACGAGTTCACGATCAAAGACGAAGCCGAGCGCGAGGCGACACGAATATTGTCGAACGCACAAGCTGAGCACACCTCTTTAACAAACAAGCTTGCGGAGCTGGGGTCGCAGCTGTTGCCGCCAGAGCAAGCTTTTGGTATTGACGGTGAACTCGAGACAGCCACCGGAAAGGTCAAGGCAGTTGTTTGCACACTGAACCGTCTTCATGTCGAAGGCCTAGTTGAGCGGGAGCTGGACGCAAGCATGAACGGTGATTCCAACGGGAACACCAACAGCATCGAGGAGAGGCTCGCTTTGGCCAACGAGCTTCGCTATCTTTTAGGCGAGCAGCAAATGGCGGAGACGGAGTACATTGAGGCACTCAGCATGGTCGGCACGGGCGAGAAGATCGACCAATACCGGCGACTCCTTAGGAACTGTTTAGGCCCCTTGGCGGAGAACCTCGACGACAACCTGGAGGAGCTTGTTGCTATCATGGAAGAAGAGGTGTCGGATGGCATGGTAAATAGTACCGCCGACGGCCCATCATCAGTAACAAACGGCCTGGTGGGTGGCGAGACGATGGACCTTGCGCCACCAACATCGGCTCTGTAG
- a CDS encoding aflatoxin B1 aldehyde reductase member 2, producing MPLIAQNPTNRVILGLMTFGPDEATGARITSVDEFGKVLDILQKRGYNEVDTARMYIGGKQEAFTREVGWKQRGLTLATKVQYPSEYGMNAPDKVKESVDLSLKELGTDCVDLLYLHAADRGTPFAETLRAINDLHKAGKFVNFGISNFAAYEVAEIVMTCVQNNWVRPTVYQAMYNVITRSIEAELIPACRRYGLDLVVYNPIAGGLFSGKIKTQDMVPAEGRFSDSTTSMGKMYRNRYFKETTFKALQTIEAAVEKHGLSMIETALRWTVHHSALQVTNGGRDGVIIGVSSGAQLEDNLNHLEKGPLPEEVLKALDSAWEIARGDTANYFHMELKYQYDTKEALFGKI from the exons ATGCCTCTCATCGCACAGAACCCCACCAACAGGGTCATCCTTGGCCTGATGACCTTTGGCCCGGACGAGGCTACAGGTGCCCGCATTACATCCGTGGACGAGTTCGGCAAGGTCCTCGACATCCTCCAGAAGCGCGGATACAACGAGGTGGACACTGCCCGCATGTACATTGGTGGCAAGCAGGAGGCATTCACTCGTGAGGTTGGCTGGAAGCAACGCGGCCTTACTTTGGCGACCAAGGTTCAATACCCGTCAGAATATGGCATGAATGCTCCTGATAAAGTCAAGGAGTCGGTGGACCTCAGTTTGAAAGAGCTGGGCACTGACTGCGTCGAT CTCCTCTATCTTCATGCCGCCGACCGAGGTACACCCTTTGCCGAGACACTCCGCGCCATCAACGACCTACACAAGGCCGGCAAATTCGTCAACTTTGGCATTTCCAACTTTGCTGCATACGAGGTTGCCGAGATCGTCATGACATGCGTGCAAAACAACTGGGTGCGACCAACTGTTTACCAGGCCATGTACAATGTCATCACACGGTCTATCGAGGCAGAACTGATTCCTGCATGTCGCCGATACGGACTTGACCTGGTGGTGTACAATCCCATTGCCGGCGGTCTTTTCAGCGGCAAGATCAAGACCCAGGATATGGTACCTGCTGAGGGTCGATTCAGCGACTCGACTACCAGTATGGGTAAGATGTACCGCAACAGGTACTTCAAGGAGACCACATTCAAAGCCCTCCAAACGATAGAGGCTGCGGTTGAGAAGCACGGCCTGAGCATGATAGAGACGGCATTGCGTTGGACCGTACACCATTCCGCACTTCAGGTCACCAACGGCGGACGAGATGGCGTGATCATCGGTGTTTCAAGTGGTGCCCAGCTTGAGGATAACCTGAACCATCTCGAGAAGGGACCGTTACCTGAGGAAGTACTGAAGGCACTCGACTCGGCGTGGGAAATTGCGCGCGGAGACACCGCCAACTACTTCCACATGGAGCTCAAGTATCAATATGATACCAAGGAGGCGTTGTTTGGCAAGATATGA